A segment of the Streptomyces sp. NBC_00376 genome:
ATCAGCCTTCCGCTGGGCTGGAGTTCGCAGGGCCTGCCGCTGGGGGTCTCGCTCACGGCCGGATGGGGCCGCGAGGATCTCCTGCTCGGCGTATCGGCCCGGCTGGAGGAGGCCCTGCCGTGGGCCCACCGCTACGGCGAGCGAGCCGGGACACGGACACCGGCGGCGGACCGGGCCTGACCGGACCGCCTCCGCCGGTCCGGTCATGGGCCGGTCGGGCCCGGGTCCGACCGGCCCCCACCGGGCCCACTGCACTCGACCGGGCCCGGTACGGCTACTCGCCGGTGGCGCCGTCGATACGCTCCCGGAGCAGGTCCGCCTGGCCGTTGTGGCGTGCGTACTCCTCGATCATGTGCGTGAGGATGTAGCGCAGCGAGAACACCTCTTCGCCGTAACTCCCGGTGATGTCAAGGGACTCGGCGGCCTCGACGGTGGCCCGGGAGCGCGCGCACTCCTCGTGCCAGATCCTGAACGCCTCCTCGGGATCGGCGTCCGCCACCTCGAACTCGGCGAACTCGCCGGGGTTCGGCCCCGGCCAGTGCGGCGGCGCCACCTCGTCCTTCAGCACCCGCCTGAACCAGGACCGTTCGACCTCGGCGAGATGCCGGACGAGCCCGAGCAGGGTCAGGTCCGAAGGAGGCACGGCCGCCTCCCGCAGCTGCGCCCCGGTGAGCCCGGCGCACTTCATGGCCAGGGTCTCGCGCTGGTACTGGAGGAATCCGCTCAGTGACGCGCGCTCGTCGCCCACCTGCGGGGGCCTGCTTCTCGGCTCTTCGCTCATGGCGTCATCATGCCGAGCACGGCAGCCGTGCGCCCGTGATTTCCACCGGGGCCGATCAGGCTCCCGCAAGTCCGCCCTGAGCCCCGGCGCCACGCAGCAGGGTGTCCACGACGCGCGTGGCGAGCGCGTCGGCGTCCCCGCCTTCCACCCCCTCCTTGGCCGCCTCGTGGATGAGGCCGTAGTAGACGCGCCGCGTCCAGTCGAGGTCGATGTCGGGGCGGAGCACGCCCGCCTCCTGGGCACGGCGGAAGAGCCGGGCGCAGGTGGCCCGGACCTCGGCGTGGAGACGGGCCGCCTCGGGGTGACTGTCCTCGGCCGTGCGGTTCATGGCGAACGACCAGTCGGTCTTCACGCGCAGGACATTGGCGGTGACCTGGTAGAGGGCGACGAGCGGAGGAGCGGCGTCCGGGCGGGCGGCCTCCACGGCCTCGGCGAACTGGCGGGCGGCCCAGCCGGTGAGTTCGTCCAGCAGCGCCTCACGGGTGGCGAAGCGGCGGTGGACGGTGGTCCGGGCGACCCCGGCGGCCCGTGCGAGCTGCTCCATGGTCGCCGCCGGGTTGGCGGCCAGGACACGCTCGGCCGCTTCCAGGATGGTCCGCACCGTTCGTTCGGTGTCCGCCCGGAGGGGCCGTTTCGCCTGCTGCTTCTGCACCGTCATGGCGAAACGCTACATCAGCATTCCGCCGAAGCCTCAATTTGCAACACGAATGTTGCATGTATTACCTTCACCGCGTCGAAGAGGTAGCAACTCCGCTCCTCTCTACGGGGATACGACATCAGGGGGCAGTCATGCAGCACCGGATTCTCGGGCGCACCGGAATTTCCGTGAGCAAGTTCGCCCTGGGCACCCTGCACCTGGGCGCCTGGGGGAACAGCGACCACGACGAAGCGACCCGGCTGATCCGCACGGCGCTGGACGGCGGGATCAATTTCATCGACACCGCCGACCAGTACTCCGGCGGCGAGGCCGAGGAGATCATCGGCAAGGCCCTGCACGGCCGGCGCGACGAGGTCGTGCTCGCGACCAAGGGCCACTTCCCGGTCCGGATGGGGGACGACGATCCGAACCGGCGCGGAAACTCCCGGCGTTGGCTCACCCGGGCCGTCGAGGACAGC
Coding sequences within it:
- a CDS encoding TetR/AcrR family transcriptional regulator, translated to MTVQKQQAKRPLRADTERTVRTILEAAERVLAANPAATMEQLARAAGVARTTVHRRFATREALLDELTGWAARQFAEAVEAARPDAAPPLVALYQVTANVLRVKTDWSFAMNRTAEDSHPEAARLHAEVRATCARLFRRAQEAGVLRPDIDLDWTRRVYYGLIHEAAKEGVEGGDADALATRVVDTLLRGAGAQGGLAGA
- a CDS encoding DinB family protein, with product MSEEPRSRPPQVGDERASLSGFLQYQRETLAMKCAGLTGAQLREAAVPPSDLTLLGLVRHLAEVERSWFRRVLKDEVAPPHWPGPNPGEFAEFEVADADPEEAFRIWHEECARSRATVEAAESLDITGSYGEEVFSLRYILTHMIEEYARHNGQADLLRERIDGATGE